tcgcggtccgtgagttcgagccccgcgtcgggctctgggcttatggcccagagtctggagcctgcttccgattctgtgtctccctctctctctgccccttccccgttcatgctctgtctctctctctgtctcaaaaataaataaacgttaaaaaaaaattaaaaaaaaaaaagaaaattagtaaggTAAACTATTTAATTCAGGATGGTAGATACATGGGTCTCTATACTTATTTGGAAATTTCTATTGTCTTAGAACGAGAATGTTCAAGAGGCTTAAACAGAatggtgaaaaaaatgtttaagctcAGTTAACATTTGAATTACTAGATCagtagaaaaactagaaaaaactaGATCAGTAGAAAACAGTAGCAAATAGGCTGAGGTCTGTTTGGCAAGGGCTCAAGAGAAAGCACTCTTGAGCTCCATGTGGAAAGTTTGTTCCCAGTTAGCAagtgttattaaattttaaatgtcattccTTACTGAATCATCttacttctagaaatttatcttaaAGAAAACAGGTAAACTATACATAGGACTACCAAGATATTTGCCTCAGTGTAGCAATATTTAATGTTTAAGCTGTATTAATGATGTATAATACAGCCactaaaaatttcatttacaaagaatttttaatgaaataaagttcaaggttttttttttaatttttatttttgagagagagagagcacgagagggggaggggcagagacagagagagagacatagaatctgaaacaggttccaggctctaagctgtcagcacagagtggggctcaaactcacaagccgtgagatcatgatctgagccgccgaagtcagatgcttaaccaaccgagccacccaggcatccataaaggttttttaaaagcagaataaaaactgTACATACTCACTGTCTGTAAACCagcatataaatttttttccctcttaaaaggAAATCTAGATTAATAATGATTGTCTCTAGGTCCGCTGATCATGGTCTTTGTATTTTCCTTGTATTCTAACCTACTGCTAAGTTATCTATGCTGTCTTTctttaaactatatatttttaaaagatgtaaatataAAGACTCAAATATAGAATCTATGTATCCCGGCCATTCAGTGTGGGCCCAGGACGACCAACATCTGTATAACCTGGGCATCTGTAAGAAATGCTTCAGCcctatgcctgggtggctcagttggttgggcatccaacgtcatggttcatgaattcaagccctgtgtcaggctctatgcagacggctcagagcctggagcctactttggattctgtctccctctctctctgtcctccctcacttgtgtgcagttactctcaaaaacaaatattaataagaaaaaaaaaaaaatccttcagccCTTAGAATTCAGACCTACTgaatttgaatttgcattttaacaaggtaaTTTGCAGAtacattcaagtttgagaagaaaTACTTTTACATCCAAACATCCTTTTCTTGGCCCAAGGTGTTTAAAATCATATCCATAAACCTGTTTTATTAAACTGCCAGGATTAGTAGCtgttattttactttgaaatctGTGTTCTTATCCTAGCTATATTATAAttttgagcaagtcatttaaacACTTATCTGCAGACTCCTACAAAATGAAACTGTTAACAGCCAGGTAAGAAGCCACATTTCTTAACAGTATTTtatatcaaatgaaaataaaccacTTTATAAAGTGAATACAATGGGGAACAAAGgtttaaaaagaatctttaataagccataaaaatatgaaatacccAAAAACTGCcatgaagaattaatattgctgaAGCAAAGAACTATTAACTATTAAATACGAACATGTTAGGCTGTTAAAAAAAGCTACTTCCTTATGGAAAACCTGTTACTCAAAGGTGGTTTCTGGTGTTTCAAAATCTTTACCAATCATTGTATTTACTGGAAACATGCTGACTTCCTGGATACTCCCAAATCCACAAAGCTTAATTAGGGAGGGCACCAACTATGTAACATGGTATTTTAAGAAGCTGGCTTCCTGCACTTTGAGGAGTTAGAATGTTTGTAAAGGGTGTGTgccatagtcttttttttttttaaacactattaGTTTGGTTGCTTCTCATAGGTCAATATGAGTACACCCTCTGACTTAAGTACTGTGAATTTATAAAAGGTAGCAGCACCCTTGGATTACATATTAAATTATCCACAGCATGTTTTTTTGGTCAAATCTCTCTTGGATTAACATTATACAATTTTGCACACGCTGACACTTGAAATGGAAGCTACAGATTAACATATGGATACATGCTTTAAACCAACCCATCCTGAAACCTGAAATCAAATCCACTGCCTGCCACCATGAACTCTCATACACTTCATTTCTCTCTTGTTGTATCTTTACCTAAGAATAAAGAGTAAAACCTGTTATCCCCCACTACAAATGTCCACATCATGTCAGTCTATTCAACTATATCCTGAATTTCTCTTGCATTCCCAATTCCCAATTAATTCTCTGCTATGCTGTGCTACGGCTGGTTTCTATTAGAGAAATGGCATCAGAATCCAAATCAATTGGTAGTACACGTATTCAAAGTTGTCCCCATAAAcactgcagtttaaaaaaaaaaaaaaaccctaaatattaaagaaacttACCAAAGATTCATTTTACTACAAAAAGGAACAGACTTTCTGGGGTCTGAAGGGATTTGTACTTGAAGATACTCCAGTCAGCAGGGGATCGTGTTGAGCATTCTGCAGACAGAATTGTTTCAAATCTGCAGCTGCCTGGGAAACCTGTACAAGACAAAAGGAGGGGGTAGTGGGAGGAGGTGAGAATGTTTTCAGGAAGGTTTTCTCAAATCTTTGAAATACCTGCAATAAACACTTCTCTTAactcaaaagaagacatataaagaGTCACACTGAGCTCATCATACTCAAAACACTGCACATACAGTGGACTAGTTTATAGTAtgctttcttttgcttgcttATTAAAAGCATCAAATGATTTAGTACATCTGCAAAGAAAAACCCATCTGGGTAGTTTATTAATAAACTTCAGAGGTACTCAACCTTCAGGTTACTCAACATCTTGTTTTTTACTAAAAGCAGTACACAAGATGCAAACAAAAGGTGTTAACTGTCTTGAAAGCATATATATTACTGAGAAAATGAACATCATGTTCTAAATCTGAACCACTCAGTTCATTGTTTTGGCATTATGTACCATCTGCTGTTTCATGTTACAAAACTGGACAGTTCAGTGTCATGTAACTGAAAAGCCGATAGCAAACACTGAATTATTTTAGCCACTTCACCAAGCAGCCTGCCTTTAAGCAGCAGTGTATTTGCTTAAAtgtgatttaattttcatatatgtatgcAATGCCACTCAAACAGCACTTAAGGAATTAGGTATCACTTAAACACCTATGATTTGTATACATTCTGATTAGGTGATGTAGAATACCAGAACAGTGAACTGAACGGTTCAGATGTAGAACATGAATAAAAGATGCTCCAAATGAATACAAGATCCTAAGTCTTGAGGTTTAGGAAGATGGgaaaaacaatcattttattttcagttttaactaTCCCCAAGAAGGGTGAGAGCAGGTGTCCAGTTCAGTTGGGCATTTGAAAGGGAGGTGAAAGCATCACAAATACTCTAAGAAATCCTGCAGATTACTGCTGTAACCCAGACATTTACCTGGTAAAAGGATACATCATCCCAAAATGAATCTCAAGCGTTGAAATGTTTGTACATTATACAGCATTTTATCCACTTATACAACAGTTTATCCACAGGTTAGCAACTGTGTAAAATAATGTGTAAATACCTGTTAGCAAGTGCTACAAGTGGCCACCCTGCTTACCCACCAAGAGAAGGTGTAGCTAAAGTGGGGAATGCAAGGTATCATTTTACACAATCTTAAAACTTGGTTTCATTCACATTAACTAGCAGTAAGGATAAAGTATCTGACAACTTTCTGCCTAAAGTGTAGGCAGGCTTCCAACTTAATTAATTCCCTTTCACAAACTTCTCAAGCACCACTATGTGCCAAATATACTTCTAGGCACTGAGAATACATAAGAATAGCCAGGTTCCTGTTATGGAGGTGACAGTTCAGGAGAAAATACAGACAAGGAGCTATTCAGAAAGAGTGGTTAGATCTTGACCTAAGGAAAAGtgtctctgaggaggtgacatttaaactgaCATCTCAATGACGAGATCCAGCCAAGTAACTATCAGTGAGAAACAACCATCagcgagaattccaagcagtgGGTGAACTGAGACAAAGGCTCTAAACTCAAACAAGCTGCTAGCCCCTAAAGCACAGTAATAGTCACCATCCAGGAGATTGAAACCTTATAATCCTGGCATAATTATTAGTGCCCTCTTTCACTCTCCAAAGTGCCCTGGTTGGCAATACAATGCATGGTCACCCTACATATGGTATAGTTTGTCAAGCATTTGTGAAAATTTCTATCAACTGTGGTTAAACATAAAGGTTTAACAGTAAACTCGTGCTAGTTTAAAATAGCACCAAAAAAAAGCATCTAGCACAGAGTCATGGATAAAATAGGTGCACAAAATAAAATCGAACCAACCACACTTTACAACAGAGTTAAAGAAAAGTTCATTTGAAGTCCCAAGGTGGAACGCCCTCCCCTCCTTGCTACATCCCTAGTAGGAGATGAAATAACTCTAAAACCAAAGCCACCTGTGGTGACTTTAATGCTCCAGAACAGAAGCCTCCTGAAGAATTAGGTCCAAGAGGCAGGCATCACTTGGAAGAGTCACTGGAGTAGCTGGGGTTTTCATAGTAAAACCCTCAGAGTACTTTAATCTGAGGCCTTCATCTCATTTTCTTTCGAGACAAGGAACTAAGTACCCCCAATGAACACTTACTACTTTcagccagctttttttttttttttttttgcatcccagtcccatttttttttctttcctgggccACTCTAACCTGTGATAAAGGCGCACATGTGTGATAATGTAATGGTTGGTTAAGAAACATAGGATTTCAAGTTTCAGAGTTAAATCCAACCGAGACTGACCATAAATCACTGAGATGAGTTAAGAAGCTGGAGATGAGAGAAATGGATTCCAAACAGCAATGTAGTCTACAGCACTTAAAGGACAGGGAGGGGAATCCCACACCAAACTGATGGgaatttcccttccctcctgagGTGACCACAACTGAGTAAGCTAGGTCCCTGACATTTCTATTTAAGGAAGTAGGTAAATGGGAGGCTATCTTACTCCATAAAACATTTCAGGGAGAAGTAAACACTTAGCCAGATGAGTACACAATCAAGTCATCTTGAAAACTGGCTGCTTCTTTCAACAGAGGGCATGATTtatattcttgtttctttttttaattacaagaaGTGTTTCACTTGTAAGATGACCTGCATCAGAAAGAAGCCAATCCacttaggattttaaaaatctggagaaACTTGGAACAGCACTTGAATGTCAGGTTGTCCTGCCAACACACACAAAGGTTTCTCCCCGCAAGGTAAATGCCCCAAGACAAGGTCAGTATTAACTAGACGGCAAAACAAGTAAGAATGGTCCACTCTGATCACTAAGGTATGCAAACCAATAGATATTTCCAAGGTCAGACACAGTAAACTGCCAACTAAGTATGAAATGCACGCTTTGTATGAGGTTGTACAGAACACACCAGAGGTTGTACAGAACACTCGAGGGGAACCTTAGGCACCGGGGACGTTTCGAAAACAAACATGCTTCTTTAACTTACAGTTTGCGTTTGCAAAAATTCGTTTTCAAGTAAGTGTTCGGTGGATAAGAGGAGTTGGCAAGGAGTGGGTTTGGGAACGTTCCGACATGCAAATAGGTTCTGTTCTGAATTAAAAGCCAGGTAAAACTCTGTCCAGTGAAAATAAAGGGTGGAGTCTGGTAAACTAAGGACTAGAAGGGTGCGGACGGCGCTCGGAGGAGCAGCTGTTGCCCAAGCCAGCCGCGGAGTCAcggcggagggagggagagagaagggccaCCGGAATGCGGAAAGCCGTGGTTCAGCCCCGGGGCCAGCCTGCCTTGGAAAGCCCTGGCGCGGAAAGGCGCACTAACCGACCCCCGAACAACAGCGCCGATCCGCGCCGCTACTTCTCTAAAGCTGGCCCTCCCGGATCGGGTCGTCGCCGCCGAGCGCGCGTCCTCCCCAGAAGAAACAGGAGCGGGACAAAAGTGCCGCTCGCCCCAGCCACCTCGGCCGCCCGATCCcatccgccgccgccgccgccgccgccctcccctcccctcccctccccctcgtccgcccgcccgcccccgcACACCTTCACGCGGTTGAGCCCGGCTTCCAGCCGGAGCTGTTGAACCACTTTCTTCATAGCGGCGACGCTGGAGGAACCCGACATGGCGCTCGCGAGAGCCGGGCAGATTCGTCGTTGCGGGAATCGGTCCGGTAGAGGGTCCGCGGGGTCTGACGGCGGGGCAgcgcggcggggggcggggctccGAACTTTGTCTCTTAAGTTTCCGGTTCTTTGCCCAGCGGCTCCACCCGCGGCGCGCATGCGTGTCCTCCACGGCTCTCAgttccagctcctctccccacGCAGGAGCAGAGccggagggaggggaagaagggagtgagaaggggaggagcgCGGTTTGGGCAGAGGAGCAGCGGGACGCCAGCGAGACCCGTCGCCCATCTTCCTCTCCCGAGAGGCCGACTTAGGAGAGGTAAAGAAAAAGCTCCTCATTAGCCGCCAACACTCGAGGGGAACCTGAAAAGGACTGGTTAGGAAAGGCGGGTGCTTGAAAGAGTTTATAAAAGGCCTGCTGGACAGGTGACAAAGAGGTTCCAGTTCTCCTGACGGCCTTGGCAGCAGAGGTTGTGGGAAGAGAAGGGCCCAGCCGAGGAGTAGGAGCCTGAAGTAACCGGCGCGAGTTACGGACACCCCGTCTCCTTAGAGACGCGTCTCTAAAACGCTACCCGAGTTTGTGGCGCGGCCGGTCTTCAGCCAGTTTCCGGCCATCAGACCCCCCTGAGGCCCAAAGCTCTCTTTAGAGCTCGGAGGTCGCCGTAACTGACCGAGGGAAGCGGGGCGGCGGGGAGCAGGGGTGCTGGCTCGCTAGGGGAAAGCGCGTCTTCTCAGGATTTGGCTTCTCTCGCTTCTTATCTCTTGGTTTTCTCGAAGAGGTGGTGAAGAAGCCAGAGTACTTGCAGAAGATTACACCCGTCTCATCTTGTTATCCACTTCACTTGGGGAATTAACGCTTattataccttaaaaaataaaacaacttcttGTGCTTCCGGaaagtttgttttgtatttcagtGGTAGCTTATTACCTGCTGCTTGAAATTGACCTTCAGAGGAGTTGCTGGAGAGAGAAACAGTAGTATCTAATCAAGCAAAATAGGCTCAGCCAATGAATGTCTCACCCATGGAAACTTATTTGTTATGTCACAGCGCTTAGGATAAGTGTTTCCTCCTATTCAACGATTAAAGTACATCAAGGAATACactactgttttctttctataaacGTGAATAATTTAATCACTGAGACATTTCAGATTTTTTGTGTAGTgagaaaatccacatataatttgctctaattgacaaataaaacattatttactaAACAGTTTAAATCACTTTACAAAAATGTACAGGGTGCTTTAGTAGTTTATTTAATTCATACAATAGATGTAATAACTAGGGTTAAAAACCAAGGTTTAAattctggctctaccacttacctTTGTattctccaccaccacccctccccaccccctcctgcaaGCCAAAGCCATTTAAACTTTGCTGAGCCACTGTTTCCCCATTTCATAATGAAGTAATAAATCtatccagaattttttaaatttaagtgaagtataattgacacacaatgttacattagttttaggtgtagaaCAGTGATTTCACAACTCTATTCAtaatgctatgctcaccacaagtgtggctgctgtcaccatacaatgctatcaCAGTACCGTTGACTCTATTCCTCGCTGTACCTTTTAGCCCAgagacttattcattccataggTGGAATCTTGTACCTACTACTACCCTTCATCCATtgtgcccatccccccaccctccttccctctggcaacgGTAAGTTCTCTGTATATGGGTCTCTTTCCGGTTTTGtttgttccttcatttattttttcgatttcacgtataagtgaaatcatattgtatttgtcactctttgatttatttcacatagcataatattCTTTAGGCCCATCCGTGTTGCAAAGGgcaaggtctcattcttttttagagAGGAGTAATATTACATTACTGAATGATATTctgcatgttcttttttttataactttttagtgttatttatttttgagagagagagagagagatggagtgtgagcagaggagggacagagacagagagagggggagacacagaatccgaagcaggctccaggctctgagcggttagcacagagcctggcgcggggctcaaactcacaaaccgtgagataatgacctgagccgaagttggatgcttaactgactgagccactcaggtgcccctacatattctttatacattcatccattgatgaatacttgggttgcttccataccttggctgttgtaaatattgctgcagtaaacatagaggtgcatatatcttttcaaattagtgttttcattttctgcagcTAAATATCAGGTAGCAGAATTACTAGATGGTATAgtgttcctatttttaatttttgaagaacctgcatactgttttccacaatgcctgcaccaatttacattcccaccaacagtgcagaagagttcctttttcttcacttccttgccaacacttttatttcttgtgtttttgaaacTAGCCATTCTGAGGGGTGTGAAGtgatctccttgtggttttgatttgcatttccttggtgattATTGATTTTGAGGatctttttatatgtctgttggccatctgtgtgttgtctttaaaaaaatgcgagttcaggtcctctgcccattttttaatcagattgttttttggttattgaagtatgattaacatacaatgttatattagtttcaggtgtataacataatgattcaacagctttatacattactcagtgctcatcacaatcaGCATACTCACCATCTCTCACCAAACAATATTATCACAATATTATTGGCTGTAttcttatgctgtactttttgtttccatgacttattttatcactggaagtttgtacctcttaattccctttatttcACTCATCTCCCTACtgtcctctggcaaccatcagtttgttctttgtatttaagggtctggtgttttgctcattcatttgttttttaggttccacatgtaagtgaaatcatatggtgattgtctctctctgtctgacttatttcacttagcctaataccttctagttccattcatgttgttgcaaagggcaagactacattcttctttatggctgagtagtattcaattgtttatataaaccacctcttctttatccattcatctgtcaatgaacagttgggttgcttccatatcttggctattataaaataatactgcaataaacataggggtgcatatattttttgaattcatgtttttgttttctttgagcaaatacccagtagtggaattactgaatcatatggtatttctgtttttaatttttgaggaacctgcatagtgctttccacagtggttgcaccaacttacattcctaccaacagtgaatgagggattctttttctccacatccttgccaacacttgttcgtgtctttttgattctagccatttatatatgtgtaaggtaataaatatctcattgtggttttgatttgcatttccctgatgattagtgatgttgagcatcttttcatgtgtctgttggacatctatatgtcttttttggaaaaatgtctattcagatcatctgcccgttttttaatttgattatttgtgggtttggtgtaaagttgtaggagttctttatatattttgcatattaactcCTTGTCAGATAtgtcaattacaaaaaaaaaaaaaaaaagagaaatcttcTCCCAtatagtaggttgtcttttcattttgttgatggttctaatgctgtgcaaaagttttttattttggtgtagtcttaatagttgtggtttttttaataattttttaaaaaagtttatttattaaatttaagagagagagagtaagcatgagcagcggaggggcagagaagagggaaagagagaatcccaggcagcctctgcactgtcagcacagagccctgatgtggggttcgaactctcaaaacctcaagattatgacctgagccaaaatcaagagtcaagatgcttaagcaactgagctacccaggtgccccagagctttTTGATTACCAACtgaattttgttactagtaattagcctgttcagattatttatttctttctgattcaatcttggaagattgtatgtttttctatgaatttattctaggttgtccaatttgttggcatataatttctcatagcAGCCTCTTATAATTTGTTGTATTTTTGTAATGAAgcttgttatttctctttcatttctgattttattgaggcctctccctttttttcttgatgaatctggctacaggtttattaattttgtgtatcttttcgGAGGACTCACtattagtttcattgattttttttttcttctgtttcatttatttctgttctgataggatttcctttcttctctggttcctttaggtgtaaggttagattgtttgagatttttcttgtttctcaaggCAGACCTATATcattataaacttccctcttagaactacttttgatACATCCCCAAAATTTTGAACCatggtgtttccatttttatttatctcttggttttgatttcctATTTGATTTATGACTTATTggttgtttagtaacatgttttCAAATCtccacatttgtattttttcctttttttttttgtaatgatttctagtttcatattcttgtgttcagaaaagatgcttgattttatttcagtcttcttaaatttattgagacttgtttagTGGCCTAACATGATCaatcctagagaatgttccatatgcacttgaaaagaatgtatattctgctgtttggggatggactgttctgtatatatctgttaagtttaTATGGTCTAATGCATAATTCAAAGCCAGTCTctgtgttgattttctgtctggatgatctatccattgatgtaagtgcggtg
This Lynx canadensis isolate LIC74 chromosome C1, mLynCan4.pri.v2, whole genome shotgun sequence DNA region includes the following protein-coding sequences:
- the GNG5 gene encoding guanine nucleotide-binding protein G(I)/G(S)/G(O) subunit gamma-5, which translates into the protein MSGSSSVAAMKKVVQQLRLEAGLNRVKVSQAAADLKQFCLQNAQHDPLLTGVSSSTNPFRPQKVCSFL